A section of the Jaculus jaculus isolate mJacJac1 chromosome 6, mJacJac1.mat.Y.cur, whole genome shotgun sequence genome encodes:
- the Klhdc7b gene encoding kelch domain-containing protein 7B produces MIWGTLEAGGLLWGWDVDGDDDWEGTVLALLALAVVATTALALQWFGFRQDQEEAVTLSTAPGVQFTQTGGVSSTLRPKSNVSGTSERQSLPQGKSDAPGHNQRRPVTAGAKDREPSRDRGMASTDGLSLNTPSEVAGRGVTSGTHQDKGKETVRPNTDLLGQSKARGMPAPVLIHFTARSPGNEAEMQMEVASALAKGPAPQAPVHTEQQDTSPCHLGVGSPGLLGRGLGSRPRRPGDGSGDRRHPPKPDPLRLGTVVSVWDAVDGNSAAAQIILARSPCTGSPLPGSDRGPGTQEPGGALAAPTQADCSKDEDALRRSTSQLAPADTAGSGETESPVLRKTQGVLALEEAWPWVRGAAVVTNFNCDQGTSPEELPPEACEADQVSDKSGTEKLGGHCIREGRGSLHGQGSQQEASSPAADQRPARSLGTAKSTVCRSRSPSCSHLSSPVTGVAEVLQSVPPAAPISIHSGLLPAPSNSLHLGISHCSNGENLRAALASFSVPILASTEISTSVPATTSPTSPQNPASDSVAAAAPSLAPAPAIVIGSSPVSEKPSEGLSRSSKEGRISTSWGNLITMVLRSHPFPKQDRLQESALGAILCSPAGPITSIQSEDTQPGFQSEGAISRLQNRHRPLSGLVPSPGLGGVIVAECQPQPMSIETNGDLTFDSPPDPRRDGAKEESLDLQSLVEMPTAPSQPPVYIQPGPLPSTVERQNSQPIPQPQIPSLCEIAQNPEQVATQATPRQSQGQVPEEGASPAFSRRILTEKQKEAQKLLVFLQRPSSWGVVERPGKSHSRALQPATEVALCSQRLDLSSCLEVLAFAQQHGELSLAQETYTLMSNNLLHVLGDPHLYRQLSGADRERILSLRTCQGQVVLGVLVLPSLYQVSRSDLTKDPLGEEDPTAEPEPLPRHLHMFSPQENVWKPLTQLPQEVPLRGCGLCTMHNYLFLAGGIRGHGAKAVCSNEVFCYNPLTNIWSQIRPMQQARAQLKLVALDGLLYAIGGECLYSMERYDPRTDNWTSRASLPEGTFPVAHEAVACRGDIYVTGGHLFYRLLRYSPVKDSWDECPYSASHRRSSDMVALGGFLYRFDLLRGVGASVMRYNTVTGSWSRPASLPLPNPAPIRCTVLGNTIYCLNHQVTATFTVSEGTAQFQAKELQPFPLASKGVLCPFILTLPPKARLQTTL; encoded by the coding sequence ATGATCTGGGGCACCTTGGAGGCTGGTGGGCTCCTCTGGGGCTGGGATGTGGATGGAGATGATGACTGGGAAGGGACTGTGCTGGCCTTGCTAGCACTGGCTGTGGTCGCCACCACAGCACTGGCTTTGCAGTGGTTTGGCTTCAGGCAGGACCAAGAGGAGGCAGTCACACTGTCCACAGCTCCAGGGGTGCAGTTTACTCAGACAGGAGGAGTTAGCTCGACCCTGCGCCCAAAGTCCAACGTCAGTGGTACCAGCGAGAGACAGAGCCTACCGCAAGGGAAGTCAGACGCTCCTGGTCACAACCAGAGGAGACCTGTTACAGCTGGGGCCAAGGACCGGGAGccctcaagagacagaggtatgGCTTCCACAGACGGTCTTTCACTCAATACCCCTAGTGAGGTGGCTGGCAGAGGGGTCACTTCAGGGACCCATCAAGATAAAGGAAAGGAGACTGTCAGGCCAAACACAGACCTCCTAGGTCAGAGCAAAGCAAGGGGTATGCCTGCCCCAGTGCTGATCCACTTCACCGCTAGGAGTCCTGGTAACGAAGCAGAGATGCAGATGGAAGTAGCTAGCGCCCTTGCCAAGGGGCCAGCTCCCCAGGCCCCAGTCCATACTGAGCAACAGGACACCAGTCCTTGTCACCTGGGTGTGGGGTCTCCTGGTTTGCTAGGGAGAGGCCTGGGCAGCCGGCCAAGGCGCCCAGGTGATGGCTCAGGAGACAGACGACATCCCCCAAAGCCAGACCCCCTCCGTCTGGGCACAGTGGTGAGTGTGTGGGACGCTGTGGATGGGAACTCCGCAGCTGCCCAAATAATACTCGCCCGAAGTCCCTGCACAGGTTCCCCACTACCGGGCTCAGACAGGGGCCCAGGCACTCAGGAGCCCGGCGGTGCTCTCGCTGCGCCCACCCAAGCGGACTGCTCCAAGGACGAGGACGCGCTCAGGAGGAGCACTTCCCAGCTCGCCCCAGCAGACACTGCAGGCTCTGGGGAGACCGAGTCCCCAGTCCTCAGGAAGACTCAGGGGGTCTTGGCTCTGGAGGAAGCCTGGCCCTGGGTGAGAGGGGCAGCAGTGGTCACCAACTTCAACTGCGACCAGGGCACGTCGCCGGAGGAGCTTCCCCCGGAGGCCTGTGAGGCTGACCAAGTTTCAGACAAGAGTGGGACGGAGAAGCTAGGGGGCCACTGCATCCGAGAAGGGAGAGGGTCCCTTCATGGCCAGGGTAGCCAGCAGGAAGCCAGCAGTCCAGCTGCTGACCAGAGGCCCGCGCGTTCCCTGGGCACAGCAAAGTCTACGGTTTGCCGCAGCCGCAGCCCTTCCTGTAGTCATCTTTCCTCGCCTGTGACTGGGGTCGCTGAGGTCCTTCAATCGGTTCCACCCGCTGCGCCCATATCGATCCACTCTGGTCTCCTACCTGCTCCTTCCAACTCTTTGCACCTGGGAATTAGCCATTGTTCTAATGGTGAAAATCTCAGAGCAGCACTAGCCTCCTTTTCCGTCCCAATTTTAGCTTCAACTGAAATTTCAACTTCAGTCCCAGCCACAACATCCCCAACATCACCCCAAAATCCAGCCTCTGATTCGGTTGCAGCCGCAGCCCCATCCCTAGCCCCAGCACCAGCAATAGTCATTGGGTCAAGCCCTGTGTCTGAGAAGCCCAGTGAGGGCCTCTCAAGGAGCTCCAAGGAAGGAAGGATCTCAACTAGCTGGGGAAACCTTATTACCATGGTTCTTAGAAGCCACCCCTTCCCCAAGCAAGACAGGCTCCAAGAGAGTGCCCTTGGGGCAATTCTTTGCAGTCCTGCAGGACCCATTACATCCATACAGTCTGAGGATACACAGCCAGGCTTCCAATCTGAAGGAGCCATCTCCAGACTTCAGAACAGGCACAGACCCTTGTCTGGCTTAGTCCCATCACCAGGTTTAGGGGGTGTAATTGTGGCTGAATGTCAACCACAGCCAATGAGCATAGAAACCAATGGCGATCTCACTTTTGACTCACCTCCAGACCCAAGAAGAGATGGAGCCAAGGAGGAAAGTCTAGACTTGCAATCTCTGGTTGAAATGCCCACGGCCCCCTCACAGCCTCCTGTGTATATACAGCCTGGCCCTTTGCCATCTACTGTTGAGAGGCAGAACTCTCAGCCCATCCCCCAGCCTCAAATTCCCAGTTTGTGTGAAATAGCCCAGAACCCTGAGCAAGTAGCAACCCAGGCAACTCCCAGGCAGTCCCAAGGGCAGGTGCCAGAAGAAGGGGCCAGTCCTGCATTCAGTAGGAGAATCCtcacagagaagcagaaagaggcccaaaagcttttggtttttttgcaAAGGCCTAGCAGTTGGGGAGTTGTGGAGCGGCCTGGAAAGTCGCATTCTAGAGCCTTGCAGCCCGCCACAGAGGTGGCACTGTGTTCCCAGAGGCTAGATCTGAGTAGCTGCCTGGAGGTCCTAGCCTTTGCCCAGCAGCATGGGGAGCTGAGCCTAGCTCAGGAGACCTACACCTTGATGAGCAACAACTTGCTACATGTGCTGGGTGATCCACATCTCTACAGGCAGCTGAGTGGGGCTGACCGGGAGCGCATCCTGAGCCtgcggacctgccagggccaggTGGTACTGGGGGTCCTTGTGTTGCCCAGCCTTTACCAGGTGAGCCGCTCAGACCTCACAAAGGACCCTCTTGGTGAGGAGGATCCAACAGCTGAGCCTGAGCCTTTGCCTCGACACCTCCACATGTTCAGTCCTCAAGAGAATGTGTGGAAGCCCCTGACACAGTTACCCCAGGAGGTCCCACTTCGAGGCTGTGGTCTTTGCACAATGCACAATTACCTGTTCCTGGCAGGTGGTATCCGGGGTCATGGTGCTAAGGCTGTCTGTTCAAATGAGGTGTTTTGCTATAATCCTCTGACCAATATTTGGAGTCAGATTCGGCCCATGCAGCAGGCCCGGGCCCAACTCAAGCTGGTGGCCCTGGATGGATTGCTTTATGCTATAGGAGGTGAGTGCCTATACAGCATGGAGAGGTATGACCCACGTACAGACAACTGGACCTCAAGGGCTTCCCTCCCTGAGGGTACCTTCCCTGTGGCCcatgaggctgtggcatgccGTGGGGATATCTATGTGACAGGGGGTCACCTCTTTTACCGCCTGCTCAGATACAGCCCTGTGAAGGACTCATGGGATGAGTGCCCTTACAGTGCCAGCCACAGGCGATCCAGTGACATGGTGGCACTGGGGGGCTTCCTGTACCGCTTTGACCTGTTGAGAGGTGTGGGTGCCTCAGTGATGCGCTACAACACAGTGACAGGCTCCTGGAGCCGGCCAGCCTCCCTGCCACTTCCCAACCCTGCCCCAATCCGCTGCACAGTGCTAGGCAACACCATTTATTGTCTCAACCATCAAGTCACTGCTACCTTCACAGTCTCTGAGGGTACTGCCCAGTTCCAGGCCAAGGAGCTGCAGCCCTTTCCCCTGGCAAGTAAGGGAGTCCTCTGTCCATTTATTCTGACTCTACCCCCTAAGGCCAGGCTGCAGACCACACTTTGA
- the Syce3 gene encoding synaptonemal complex central element protein 3, producing the protein MADSDPGERKYDNMLKMLSNLNKDLEKLLEEMEKISVQATWMAYDMVVMRTNPTLAESMRRLEDAFLNCKEEMEKNWQELLTETKRKQ; encoded by the exons ATGGCTGATTCTGACCCTGGAGAAAGAAAGTATGATAACATGCTGAAAATGCTGTCAAACCTGAATAAGGACCTGGAAAAACTATTGGAAGAGATGGAAAAAATCTCAG TGCAAGCAACCTGGATGGCATATGACATGGTGGTCATGCGGACCAACCCCACATTGGCTGAGTCCATGCGCCGGCTGGAGGATGCCTTCCTCAACTGcaaggaggagatggagaagaatTGGCAAGAACTACTTACTGAGACCAAGCGCAAGCAGTAG